In Bosea vestrisii, the following are encoded in one genomic region:
- a CDS encoding ABC transporter substrate-binding protein: MVFPTRRSTLALLAAAAMLRPAQAAGLRIATVDWSVLETLLALGVAPVAAPELLQFREVAVEPQVPGTVTDLGLRGTVNFELLLLSRPELIYSSSFYASSEPRLLRIAPVERFSIYAPGRPPFEPAAAMMRSIGARLGIGGVAERYLAETEAEFALLRERLKPHAARPVIPINLGDSRHFRVFGADSMFGEVLKRLGLANAWTDDTSYSATAPVGLEALARVPDAWIALIPPVPPGALEVLARSAFWNALPNLREGRLLQLASINPYGGLPSARRFARLLTEALLAAEASRG; this comes from the coding sequence ATGGTGTTCCCGACCCGACGCTCCACGCTCGCCCTGCTGGCGGCGGCGGCGATGCTACGGCCGGCGCAGGCTGCGGGTCTTCGCATCGCGACCGTCGACTGGTCGGTGCTGGAGACCCTGCTCGCACTCGGCGTTGCGCCGGTCGCCGCCCCGGAGCTCCTGCAGTTCCGCGAGGTCGCGGTCGAGCCGCAGGTGCCGGGAACGGTTACCGATCTCGGCCTGCGCGGCACGGTCAACTTCGAGCTGCTGCTGCTCTCCCGGCCGGAGCTGATCTATTCGTCGAGCTTCTATGCCAGCTCGGAGCCGCGGCTGCTGCGGATCGCGCCGGTGGAGCGCTTCTCGATCTATGCGCCGGGCCGACCGCCCTTTGAGCCGGCAGCCGCAATGATGCGCAGCATCGGCGCGCGTCTCGGCATCGGCGGCGTCGCAGAGCGCTATCTCGCCGAGACCGAAGCCGAGTTCGCTCTCCTCCGCGAGCGCCTGAAGCCGCATGCGGCGCGCCCGGTGATCCCGATCAATCTCGGCGACAGCAGGCATTTCCGCGTCTTCGGCGCCGACAGCATGTTCGGCGAAGTGCTGAAGCGGCTCGGCCTCGCCAATGCCTGGACCGACGATACCAGTTACTCCGCCACGGCGCCGGTCGGCCTCGAGGCGCTGGCGCGTGTGCCTGACGCCTGGATCGCCTTGATTCCGCCGGTACCGCCTGGCGCATTGGAGGTGCTCGCGAGGAGCGCCTTCTGGAACGCGCTGCCCAATCTGCGCGAGGGCCGGCTGCTGCAGCTCGCCTCGATCAATCCCTATGGCGGCCTGCCGTCGGCGCGGCGGTTCGCCCGGCTTCTGACTGAAGCGCTTCTGGCGGCGGAGGCGAGCCGTGGCTGA